The following proteins are encoded in a genomic region of Spirochaetota bacterium:
- a CDS encoding response regulator, which produces MKDVLAKILIVDDEDIVLKSCLRVLQKLDYEVETAYSGQTALEHLEKKKFDIVLTDLMMPGMDGMQLLEEIKKRHPEVIVIIFTGFATVETARQALKAGAFDYIPKPFTPDELRTVLENAVKSLKK; this is translated from the coding sequence ATGAAGGATGTACTAGCTAAAATATTGATAGTAGATGATGAAGATATTGTGCTTAAAAGCTGTCTTAGAGTATTGCAAAAGCTTGATTATGAGGTTGAAACAGCTTATTCAGGACAAACTGCTTTGGAACATCTTGAAAAGAAAAAATTTGATATTGTGCTTACTGATTTAATGATGCCAGGAATGGATGGCATGCAACTATTAGAGGAAATAAAAAAACGACATCCGGAAGTAATAGTGATAATATTTACTGGTTTTGCTACTGTAGAAACAGCACGGCAAGCGCTCAAGGCAGGGGCTTTTGACTATATTCCCAAACCATTTACTCCAGATGAATTACGAACAGTATTGGAAAATGCGGTTAAGAGTTTGAAAAAATAA
- a CDS encoding cache domain-containing protein, giving the protein MRKRFATQIRFKLFISILSIVLLSGIASTFVGIWTIEKHVVGQAFDIVLKDLDTADFIYNSRIALKSKMLKHIALLEYIQLAIINNNRQVLINKCREVQRELGIDIVNITDAKGRVIARANNNLYGDDVSDDNHISYVMKNKIPCEGTDIVSHAHLEREGEDIAKKVIIEIVPTPKSRKVERTKVVDALAIRVTIPIFYKNNFIGIIYGVRILNNYNGIVDQIKDLVFKDEKINGLDVGTSTIFLDDVRICTNVKRPDGSRAIGTLLSEEVYNKVILQGKLWWDKAFVVSNWYISAYKPLLNVYNKPIGILYVGILEKKFDEIKASSTVNFAAITILIAIVAVGISLYLLNIIIKPVRTLVNASESVINGNYDTHIEIESEDEIGYLCYTFNQMIDAIKERDRKLKEQTQNQILQSEKLASLGRLASGIAHEINNPLTAILTYSSLLLEDLKDTDFEEDLRVIIKETLRCRDIVRNILDFARSTKPDIKRRNINTLINEVLVILEKHVNFHNIVINKELDPDVPDMYIDENQFKSVINNLAMNAADAMPQGGTLTVKTRYNFHNDSITIIVSDTGIGIKEEHLDKIFDPFFTTKEQGKGTGLGLAVTYGIIKRYHGNIDVQSEVGKGTVFTITFPLAKNKEEYPVFQKA; this is encoded by the coding sequence ATGAGAAAACGATTTGCTACACAGATTAGATTCAAATTATTTATAAGTATACTTTCCATTGTTCTTTTGTCGGGGATAGCATCAACATTTGTAGGTATATGGACAATTGAAAAGCATGTTGTTGGTCAGGCGTTTGATATTGTATTAAAGGATTTAGACACAGCTGACTTTATTTATAATAGCAGAATAGCGCTGAAAAGCAAAATGCTCAAGCATATTGCTCTGCTGGAATATATTCAATTAGCAATTATTAATAATAACAGGCAGGTATTAATCAATAAATGCAGAGAGGTACAGAGAGAATTGGGTATTGATATTGTCAACATAACTGATGCTAAGGGCAGGGTAATTGCACGTGCTAATAATAATTTATATGGCGATGATGTCTCGGATGATAATCATATTTCATATGTAATGAAAAATAAAATCCCCTGTGAAGGTACTGATATTGTTTCTCATGCACATCTTGAAAGAGAAGGTGAAGATATTGCAAAAAAAGTAATTATTGAAATAGTACCTACGCCAAAATCACGGAAAGTTGAACGAACAAAAGTTGTTGATGCTCTTGCTATACGGGTCACTATACCAATATTTTACAAAAATAATTTCATTGGAATTATTTATGGTGTACGTATTTTAAATAATTATAATGGTATTGTTGACCAGATAAAAGATCTAGTTTTTAAAGATGAAAAGATTAATGGCTTAGATGTTGGTACCTCAACGATATTTCTGGACGATGTGAGAATATGTACCAATGTAAAAAGACCTGATGGGAGTCGGGCGATTGGCACTTTGCTTTCTGAGGAAGTATACAATAAGGTGATATTACAGGGCAAGCTGTGGTGGGATAAAGCCTTTGTTGTAAGCAACTGGTATATCTCTGCATATAAGCCATTGTTAAATGTATATAATAAACCAATTGGCATTCTATATGTGGGAATCTTGGAAAAAAAATTTGATGAGATCAAAGCCAGTTCAACAGTTAACTTTGCTGCAATTACTATTTTAATAGCAATTGTTGCGGTGGGGATTTCATTGTATCTTTTGAATATTATAATAAAACCTGTACGAACACTGGTAAATGCTTCAGAATCAGTAATCAATGGCAACTATGATACACATATTGAAATAGAAAGCGAGGATGAGATTGGTTATTTGTGTTATACATTTAATCAGATGATAGATGCAATAAAAGAAAGAGACCGAAAGCTGAAAGAACAGACACAGAACCAGATATTGCAGTCTGAGAAGTTAGCTTCGCTTGGGAGGCTGGCATCGGGGATAGCTCATGAAATAAACAATCCTCTTACAGCTATTCTTACCTATAGTTCGCTACTTTTGGAAGATCTTAAAGATACAGATTTTGAGGAGGATTTGCGAGTTATCATAAAGGAAACCCTCCGGTGCAGGGATATCGTGCGTAATATTCTTGATTTTGCACGTTCAACTAAACCGGATATAAAGCGCAGAAATATTAATACTCTGATAAATGAAGTGCTGGTTATACTTGAAAAGCATGTTAACTTCCATAACATTGTCATCAATAAAGAACTGGATCCCGATGTTCCCGATATGTATATCGATGAAAATCAATTCAAATCGGTTATAAACAACCTTGCTATGAATGCAGCAGATGCCATGCCGCAGGGGGGTACACTAACAGTAAAAACTAGGTATAATTTTCATAATGACAGTATAACTATTATTGTTTCAGATACAGGTATAGGTATTAAAGAGGAACATCTGGATAAAATATTTGATCCATTTTTTACCACAAAGGAGCAGGGGAAAGGTACTGGTTTGGGGCTGGCAGTAACCTACGGCATAATTAAACGGTATCATGGTAACATCGATGTGCAAAGTGAAGTAGGTAAGGGAACAGTTTTTACCATTACTTTTCCTCTTGCAAAAAATAAAGAAGAATACCCAGTATTTCAAAAAGCGTGA
- a CDS encoding SPFH domain-containing protein: MLIVYSIIIIVVLIIIKRMVKIVPDDSICIIEKNLRYHTTLKPGIHIISPFVSARIVPVEKRESVPVTQEIFFGDSSGQQLTVKATFLLWDPYTPFFTFEKLDEEMSTKAIQELSKIAAGYTKSEFEKNLDIIKKKCLELLNQFGEEYGIEFVDLDISV; encoded by the coding sequence ATGCTTATTGTGTATAGTATTATAATTATTGTGGTACTAATTATTATAAAGAGAATGGTAAAGATTGTTCCTGACGATTCCATCTGCATTATTGAAAAAAATTTACGGTACCATACAACCTTAAAGCCAGGAATTCATATTATAAGTCCTTTTGTTTCGGCGCGAATTGTACCTGTTGAAAAAAGGGAAAGCGTACCGGTAACACAAGAAATTTTTTTTGGCGATAGCTCCGGTCAACAACTTACTGTAAAAGCAACATTTTTATTATGGGATCCATATACTCCATTTTTTACTTTTGAAAAATTAGACGAAGAGATGAGCACCAAAGCAATACAGGAACTATCAAAAATTGCCGCAGGGTATACAAAATCAGAATTTGAGAAAAATTTAGATATAATTAAGAAAAAATGCCTTGAATTATTAAACCAGTTTGGAGAAGAGTACGGTATTGAATTTGTAGACTTAGATATTTCAGTATGA
- a CDS encoding NADH-quinone oxidoreductase subunit B family protein: protein MLGKLAKKAFPKSLWVYHCNSGACNGCDIEILNVLTPYYDVERFGIKLVASPRHADVMLISGAVTRPTFPLVKKAYDAMPSPKLVFGIGSCATGGGCWFDTYNVTGGADKAIPVNYFIPGCPPRPEAIIYGVALALGLVDKKASPIELKQIEFPIDIYQRTKAWEERNVIYQLLYD from the coding sequence ATGTTGGGAAAATTAGCAAAGAAGGCATTTCCAAAATCATTATGGGTATACCACTGCAATTCTGGTGCATGTAATGGGTGTGATATTGAAATATTGAATGTATTGACTCCGTATTACGATGTGGAACGGTTTGGTATTAAACTTGTTGCATCCCCCCGGCATGCTGATGTGATGCTTATTTCTGGTGCTGTTACCAGGCCTACCTTCCCGCTGGTAAAAAAAGCGTATGATGCTATGCCATCACCTAAACTTGTATTTGGTATTGGTTCATGTGCAACTGGTGGTGGGTGCTGGTTTGATACCTACAATGTTACTGGTGGTGCTGATAAGGCAATTCCAGTTAACTATTTTATACCCGGGTGTCCTCCAAGGCCGGAAGCAATTATCTATGGTGTTGCGTTAGCATTAGGCCTTGTTGATAAAAAGGCTTCTCCTATTGAATTGAAGCAGATTGAATTCCCAATAGATATCTATCAGAGAACAAAGGCATGGGAAGAAAGAAATGTAATATATCAGTTACTCTATGATTAA
- a CDS encoding SpoIIE family protein phosphatase has protein sequence MEVEQIKILVLDDDMFIGKMLVAMLAGYHVKCTTSFSQFQQIIEEFNPDIAIIDLQLPDAYGLDVCKWIRSQRQYDDIILYILTSTDDEQTLVRAYSIGVMDYIIKPFNKFILFSKLRRCAVLIEMKRKLERSVEHQKHIKQRLIQLNEYIRQCLKLDDIDSLVAMLMHVKNIVPIDGMVVASPVKTGTFSLIRLIPHELLQAFMPQLNKLIYVQAQNSVMYFSRPHSKIYGVRVSLQQYGFVFLIRNEPFSSDEKNIIGLLAEILKIVISRTEIHQYVRKQNKMYIDEISKVRQIQVAQLPKFKNVKGYEIASTFLPAEDISGDFFDGFTIDDGVLQIILCDVSGHGVASSYIGNAIRTLIRTFSRYEKSPGEILQKVNRQMVRDGKGLYYFATALICRLLPDGHIVFASGGHPPLYLYRKKTHSIEELPNTGGLIGVFDDMVYGDCSITLDKDDMLLLYTDGLTESINMETRTLYGNDKLKEQILLYAQENPVEILHSLCGSMYEFTGYAPLEDDVTLICIKKV, from the coding sequence ATGGAAGTTGAACAAATAAAAATTCTTGTTTTAGATGATGACATGTTTATAGGCAAAATGCTTGTCGCAATGCTGGCAGGCTATCACGTTAAGTGTACAACTTCGTTTAGTCAATTCCAACAAATAATAGAAGAATTTAATCCTGATATAGCAATAATTGATCTTCAGTTGCCGGATGCTTATGGCCTTGATGTGTGTAAATGGATACGAAGCCAGAGACAATACGACGATATTATACTGTATATTTTGACATCAACTGATGATGAGCAAACTCTTGTAAGGGCATACAGTATTGGCGTGATGGACTACATTATTAAGCCGTTTAACAAATTTATCCTTTTTTCAAAGTTGCGCCGTTGCGCCGTACTGATAGAAATGAAACGAAAACTGGAACGGTCAGTAGAACACCAGAAACATATTAAACAACGGTTAATCCAGCTCAATGAATATATCAGGCAATGTCTTAAACTTGATGATATCGATTCACTGGTAGCGATGCTCATGCACGTAAAAAATATAGTCCCCATAGATGGGATGGTTGTTGCAAGCCCGGTGAAAACAGGTACTTTTTCTTTGATACGATTAATACCCCATGAGTTGTTACAAGCGTTTATGCCGCAACTCAATAAATTAATATATGTGCAAGCTCAAAATTCTGTAATGTATTTTTCACGTCCGCATAGCAAAATATATGGTGTACGCGTATCGTTGCAACAATATGGCTTTGTTTTTTTAATACGAAATGAGCCTTTTAGCAGTGATGAAAAAAACATCATTGGATTGCTGGCAGAGATATTAAAAATAGTTATCAGCCGAACTGAGATACACCAATATGTGCGTAAGCAGAATAAAATGTATATTGATGAAATATCAAAAGTAAGGCAGATACAGGTTGCACAATTGCCTAAATTCAAGAATGTGAAGGGATATGAAATTGCATCAACGTTCTTGCCAGCGGAAGACATATCGGGTGATTTTTTTGATGGATTTACGATTGATGATGGGGTGCTTCAAATTATTCTGTGTGATGTATCAGGGCATGGGGTAGCCTCATCGTACATTGGTAATGCTATCAGAACACTTATACGTACATTTAGCCGTTATGAAAAATCTCCGGGGGAAATATTACAAAAAGTTAACCGGCAAATGGTGAGAGACGGCAAAGGTTTATATTATTTTGCAACAGCATTAATTTGCAGATTGTTGCCTGATGGGCATATAGTTTTTGCATCAGGTGGACATCCACCGTTATACTTATATAGAAAGAAAACGCATAGTATTGAAGAACTTCCCAATACAGGTGGATTGATTGGCGTATTTGATGATATGGTATACGGTGATTGCAGTATAACATTAGATAAGGATGATATGTTGTTGCTGTATACTGATGGCTTAACCGAATCAATAAATATGGAAACACGTACATTGTATGGGAATGATAAGCTGAAAGAACAAATTCTTTTATATGCACAGGAAAATCCTGTGGAGATCTTACACTCTTTATGCGGCAGCATGTATGAATTTACTGGATATGCACCACTGGAAGATGATGTTACACTGATATGTATAAAAAAAGTTTAA
- a CDS encoding STAS-like domain-containing protein: protein MSSLKMIAQLSQGRRFPSHLLDERMVIEIKKLAASVTVTRKSTDLFTRYVGRLLLQKICQKLTHLGEHEVVILDFNGIRSVDASFVDECIVPLIELSHTHDTPFYCKLVNITDNVEYIIHQVIGMVQQKRRYIIVTDRLCKNGCHALGAISEIEKDIIEYCVINKQATASDIALFLHIPESEAFGLLMNLFTIRAVRKINTDSVFYSI, encoded by the coding sequence ATGTCTTCCTTAAAGATGATTGCCCAACTTTCCCAGGGACGCAGATTTCCATCACACTTATTGGATGAAAGAATGGTTATTGAAATTAAAAAATTGGCAGCATCTGTAACAGTAACACGAAAAAGTACTGATCTTTTTACACGGTATGTTGGTAGGCTGTTGTTGCAGAAAATTTGCCAAAAGCTCACACATCTAGGGGAACATGAGGTTGTCATCCTTGATTTTAATGGGATACGATCAGTTGATGCTTCCTTTGTTGATGAATGTATAGTTCCATTAATAGAGCTATCGCATACACACGATACCCCATTTTATTGTAAATTAGTCAATATAACCGACAATGTTGAATATATTATTCATCAAGTAATTGGAATGGTGCAACAGAAAAGGCGGTATATTATAGTAACCGATAGATTATGTAAAAATGGCTGCCATGCATTAGGGGCTATTTCTGAAATAGAAAAAGATATTATTGAATATTGTGTGATAAACAAGCAGGCAACAGCTAGTGATATTGCATTATTTCTTCATATACCTGAAAGTGAAGCGTTTGGTTTGCTCATGAATTTATTTACAATACGTGCTGTAAGAAAGATAAACACAGATAGTGTATTTTATTCAATTTAG
- a CDS encoding 4Fe-4S binding protein, translating into MWLISKIKQLFVVTKPGTVTMPYPFVPRPVPENFRGQPYWDHHKCIGCGGCANHCPARTILVRDLCNELRVMMYDGSRCTYCGRCADLCPEKAITMTPQYELATDDKRDINETIELFMLTCQRCGRCFDHEVKNAIDKLSYLGYRYDNLEMRAVIPVSSQTFDKQLYEKTKSYKRPEKLGE; encoded by the coding sequence GTGTGGCTTATAAGTAAAATAAAACAGCTATTTGTGGTTACAAAGCCTGGAACTGTTACCATGCCCTACCCCTTTGTACCAAGGCCTGTGCCTGAGAACTTCAGGGGGCAGCCCTATTGGGATCATCATAAATGTATAGGATGTGGCGGGTGTGCCAATCACTGTCCCGCTCGTACAATACTGGTGCGGGATTTATGCAATGAGCTCCGCGTGATGATGTATGATGGTTCACGATGCACCTACTGTGGCCGCTGTGCTGACCTGTGCCCCGAAAAAGCTATAACAATGACTCCACAGTATGAGCTGGCAACGGATGATAAGCGGGATATTAATGAAACAATAGAGCTTTTCATGTTAACTTGCCAGCGGTGCGGCAGGTGCTTTGACCATGAAGTCAAAAATGCAATTGATAAGTTGTCGTATTTGGGATATCGTTATGACAATTTAGAAATGCGGGCAGTTATTCCTGTTTCTTCTCAGACATTTGATAAACAACTATATGAAAAAACCAAGTCTTATAAAAGGCCTGAAAAATTAGGAGAATAG
- a CDS encoding ATP-binding protein, whose amino-acid sequence MSIIQIPDQCKDPFSFEGVIALYQHIVGKNVKGLDLSQVTFIDPYSLICLLLLGRNYLRLTGNRLTLYRIPAQILQYAVRMDFFSHKIFDCNETLEKQKQLKRSLASSRLLEVVEIPGKEKESVRVIGKVIAAFRKRALIILKHWFTLTMVDYLVTVISELCQNIFEHSLDSGFIAIQSYTYLNERIFRIAIADSGIGIPATFEYMPDIKAMPHARLLESVLTTPLSSKRRYGYGLCQVNAIMEQLKGSIFLRSENAYISVLHHRRSAKGSYVFLKDDCPTFPGTQISITLIG is encoded by the coding sequence GTGAGCATAATACAAATCCCAGATCAATGCAAAGACCCATTCAGCTTTGAAGGAGTCATTGCCCTGTATCAGCATATTGTAGGGAAGAATGTTAAAGGACTAGACCTATCGCAAGTAACATTTATTGATCCCTATTCATTGATATGCTTACTTCTTCTTGGACGAAATTACTTGCGACTGACAGGCAACCGATTGACGTTGTATCGTATACCAGCACAAATATTGCAGTATGCTGTACGAATGGATTTCTTTTCGCATAAAATATTTGATTGCAATGAAACTCTTGAAAAACAAAAGCAACTGAAGAGAAGTTTAGCTTCTTCACGGCTGCTTGAAGTTGTTGAGATCCCTGGAAAAGAAAAAGAAAGTGTCAGGGTTATTGGGAAAGTAATTGCTGCATTCAGGAAACGGGCTCTTATAATTTTAAAACATTGGTTTACATTGACTATGGTCGACTATCTTGTTACTGTTATTTCAGAACTATGCCAGAATATTTTTGAACACAGCCTTGACTCAGGATTCATTGCCATACAGAGTTACACTTATTTGAATGAACGCATATTCAGAATAGCTATTGCTGATTCAGGTATTGGAATCCCTGCCACATTTGAATATATGCCCGATATTAAAGCAATGCCACATGCAAGGCTTCTGGAATCTGTGCTGACTACTCCACTTTCTAGCAAACGCAGGTATGGATATGGACTGTGTCAGGTTAATGCCATTATGGAACAGCTTAAGGGTTCTATTTTTTTACGTTCAGAAAATGCATATATAAGCGTGTTGCATCACAGGCGTTCTGCAAAGGGGAGTTATGTCTTCCTTAAAGATGATTGCCCAACTTTCCCAGGGACGCAGATTTCCATCACACTTATTGGATGA
- a CDS encoding response regulator: MAKKILLVDDDKDLVESLKQALSMNGYEVEVAYSGAEGLKKLLSYRPDLMILDVMMETDTAGFEISYQIRSNREDSKYKDVKNVPIIMLTAINQVTNSRFSLNEEQSFLPGINDFLTKPVRIDELIEKIKKYV; encoded by the coding sequence ATGGCTAAAAAAATATTATTAGTTGATGACGATAAAGACCTTGTAGAAAGCTTAAAACAGGCTTTGAGTATGAATGGATATGAAGTGGAAGTGGCATATAGCGGTGCTGAAGGTTTGAAAAAGCTACTGTCATATCGTCCTGACCTTATGATTCTTGACGTTATGATGGAGACTGACACAGCGGGATTTGAAATATCCTACCAGATACGCAGCAACAGAGAGGATTCAAAATATAAGGATGTGAAAAATGTGCCAATTATAATGTTGACTGCAATTAATCAAGTGACCAATTCACGTTTTTCGCTGAATGAGGAACAATCATTCCTCCCAGGAATTAATGATTTTTTGACAAAACCTGTACGAATAGATGAGTTGATTGAAAAAATTAAAAAGTATGTATGA
- a CDS encoding ATP-binding cassette domain-containing protein, whose protein sequence is MITVQKLAKRFGNTLLFEDVTFTIGHKEKVGLVGRNGLGKTTLLKIIAGIEQPDEGSITIPRHYTIGYMSQQLHFTKDIVRDEALSLLPESEQHEYWRAEKILSGLGFDNTDMLKKVSQLSGGYQVRLQLAKTLILNPDMLLLDEPTNYLDITSIRWLARFLQNWRGELLFITHDRAFMDSIVTHTLGIHRNRIKKIKGNTQQFYEQIALEEEIYEKTRINDERRQKEIEEFISRFRAKARLANLVQSRIKTIEKMQKKEKLVQLKNLDFEFRYKPISSKYVVQVDSISFGYGEKLLIQNLSFSVAADDRICIIGPNGKGKTTLCKLLAGTLQPHSGSITKALGVEIGYFEQTNIATLNPNATIEDEIASSDPDNNKQRARTICGSLLFEGDDALKPVAVLSGGEKSRVLLGKILVRPINLLILDEPTNHLDMEACDALLEALDSFEGAVILVTHNELLLRAIAQRLIIFQNNTVTFFEGDYERFLEKVGWANELDMQKSDDSNQLENKRNKKELRKLRSKLLQEKLSECKPLQDQIAEIEKSITHYDTLLKQYNADIIIASQSQQSSEIQRLSIEIRKVEKTLNTLYDELEELIEQYEEKSRHYERLLQEYA, encoded by the coding sequence ATGATTACCGTTCAGAAATTAGCTAAACGATTTGGTAACACACTCCTTTTTGAAGATGTTACTTTTACCATAGGCCACAAGGAAAAGGTAGGTCTTGTTGGTCGCAATGGTCTGGGTAAGACTACATTGCTTAAAATCATTGCAGGTATCGAACAGCCCGATGAAGGCAGTATAACCATTCCACGCCACTACACCATTGGATACATGTCACAGCAACTTCATTTCACCAAAGACATCGTACGCGATGAAGCATTATCATTATTGCCCGAATCAGAACAGCATGAATACTGGCGAGCTGAAAAAATACTTTCAGGATTGGGATTTGACAATACCGACATGCTGAAAAAAGTATCCCAGCTTTCTGGGGGATATCAGGTTAGACTGCAACTGGCAAAAACATTAATACTTAATCCTGACATGCTTCTTTTAGATGAACCAACTAACTACCTTGATATCACCTCAATCCGCTGGTTAGCTCGCTTTTTACAAAACTGGAGGGGAGAACTTTTATTTATCACACATGACAGAGCTTTCATGGACTCCATTGTTACTCACACTCTGGGTATTCATCGCAACAGGATAAAAAAAATCAAAGGTAATACCCAACAGTTTTATGAGCAGATTGCACTAGAAGAAGAAATCTATGAAAAAACCCGCATCAATGATGAACGCAGGCAAAAAGAAATAGAAGAGTTTATTTCCAGGTTCAGAGCAAAAGCCCGGCTGGCAAATCTAGTGCAATCGCGGATAAAGACAATTGAAAAGATGCAAAAGAAAGAAAAGCTGGTGCAGTTAAAAAATCTAGATTTTGAATTTAGGTATAAGCCTATATCATCAAAATATGTTGTGCAGGTGGATTCAATTTCTTTTGGGTATGGCGAAAAACTTCTTATTCAAAATCTGTCTTTTTCAGTTGCTGCGGACGATAGAATCTGCATAATAGGTCCCAATGGCAAAGGCAAGACTACATTGTGTAAACTCCTTGCTGGCACCTTGCAGCCACACTCAGGTTCAATCACAAAAGCACTGGGTGTAGAGATAGGATATTTTGAACAAACAAATATCGCAACATTAAATCCCAATGCTACAATTGAAGATGAGATTGCCTCCAGTGACCCTGATAACAACAAACAGAGAGCTCGCACTATCTGTGGATCATTACTTTTTGAAGGAGATGATGCATTAAAACCTGTTGCAGTCCTTTCAGGAGGTGAAAAGAGCCGCGTACTTTTGGGCAAAATTCTGGTTAGACCAATAAATCTTCTCATTCTGGATGAGCCAACAAACCATCTTGATATGGAAGCATGTGATGCTCTCCTAGAAGCACTGGACAGCTTTGAAGGCGCTGTAATACTGGTTACTCACAATGAACTTTTACTGAGAGCTATCGCACAGCGATTAATTATTTTCCAAAATAACACCGTAACCTTTTTTGAAGGCGACTATGAACGCTTTTTAGAAAAAGTTGGTTGGGCCAATGAGTTAGACATGCAAAAATCTGATGATTCCAATCAGCTTGAAAACAAACGCAATAAAAAAGAATTACGGAAATTGCGTTCAAAACTGCTGCAAGAAAAATTAAGTGAGTGCAAGCCCCTTCAGGACCAAATAGCTGAGATTGAAAAATCAATTACACACTACGATACTCTATTGAAGCAATATAATGCAGATATTATCATTGCTTCACAATCACAACAAAGCAGTGAAATTCAGCGTTTATCAATTGAAATACGCAAAGTGGAAAAAACTCTGAATACCCTTTACGATGAGCTTGAAGAGCTTATTGAACAATACGAAGAGAAAAGCAGACACTATGAACGGTTGCTTCAAGAGTATGCCTAA